One window of the Aquila chrysaetos chrysaetos chromosome 8, bAquChr1.4, whole genome shotgun sequence genome contains the following:
- the SNF8 gene encoding vacuolar-sorting protein SNF8, with protein sequence MHRRGVGAGAIAKKKLAEAKYKERGTVLAEDQLAQMSKQLDMFKTNLEEFASKHKQEIRKNPEFRVQFQDMCATIGVDPLASGKGFWSEMLGVGDFYYELGVQIIEVCLALKHRNGGLITLEELHQQVLKGRGKFAQDVSQDDLLRAIKKLKVLGNGFGIIPVGGTYLIQSVPAELNMDHTVVLQLAEKKGYVTVSEIRSSLKWETERAKQVLEHLLKEGMAWLDTQAAGEPQYWLPALFTELYSQDITPEEAKEAIP encoded by the exons ATGCACCGGCGGGGGGTGGGCGCGGGCGCCATCGCCAAGAAGAAGCTAGCGGAG gCAAAGTACAAGGAGCGAGGGACGGTCCTGGCCGAAGACCAGCTGGCTCAG ATGTCTAAGCAGCTGGACATGTTTAAGACCAACTTAGAAGAGTTTGCCAGCAAACACAAGCAAGAGATCCGTAAAAACCCTGAGTTCCGGGTCCAGTTCCAGGATATGTGTGCAACAATTGGAGTGGATCCTTTGGCAT CTGGTAAAGGATTCTGGTCAGAGATGTTGGGAGTTGGAGACTTTTACTATGAACTGGGTGTGCAGATCATTGAAGTTTGCCTGGCTCTGAAACACAGGAATGGAG GTCTGATAACACTGGAAGAACTTCATCAGCAAGTgctgaagggaagggggaagttTGCTCAGGATGTCAGCCA GGATGATCTCCTTCGTGCAATCAAGAAACTGAAGGTCTTGGGGAATGGCTTTGGGATTATCCCTGTTGGTGGAACATATCTGATCCAGTCGGTGCCAGCTGAACTGAACATGGATCACACTGTCGTCTTGCAGCTGGCAGAG AAAAAGGGCTATGTAACAGTCAGTGAGATCAGGTCCAGTCTGAAGTGGGAGACGGAACGTGCAAAGCAAGTGCTG GAACACTTGCTGAAAGAAGGAATGGCCTGGCTGGATACTCAGGCAGCAGGAGAACCTCAGTACTGGCTGCCTGCTCTCTTTACAGAGCTGTACTCTCAGGATATCACTCCAGAGGAAGCCAAGGAGGCAATACCTTGA